From the Methanocella sp. genome, the window TTCGACGAGGACTTTGTTTCTTACATGGAGGATACGGACCTGGCCTTCCGGGGAAGGCTGGCCGGCTGGAAGTGCGTTTATGTGCCGAAGGCCGTGGTCCGCCACGTGCATGGCGGGACGGCCGGCTACGTGTCGGACTATACCGTCTACTACGGAAACCGCAATATCGTCTGGTACGCGCTGAAGGATTATCCTCCGGGGCTGCTTTTGACGTCGCTGCCGTTCATCGTCGGCCGCAGCCTGGGCGTGATCCCCTACTATGTGCTGAAAGGCCACGGCGTTACCATATTGAGGGCGAAGATGGATGCGCTGCTGGGCGCCCCGAAGATGCTGGGGAAGAGGCGGAAAGCGGAAAATAACGACATCAACAAGTTTATAAGGACATGGGCAGATATAAAAAAGCCCCCGGAGGCTTATATCAAGGCCGGCGGACTTAATTAATAATTATTATTGCCAGAGTTATATGGAAAAGTAATCGATGGGTCTACCTTGTAGAGGCGGTGGCTGTATTTTGCATCAAAGCTCTTATGATAAAATGGCTTCTTTTAAGGAAAAATATCTCTCAACAAAGACTAATGAAAAATTGAAAATACTTGACATAGGAAGCTGTGATGTAAATGGCACATATAAGCCTATTTTTAACGTATCTGGCTGGGAATATTATGGCGTAGATACCGCTAAAGATAAAAACGTTGATATTATTATAAATGATCCATATTCTTGGAATAAGATTAAATCGAATTCGGTAGACGTTGTCATTTCTGGACAGGCTTTTGAGCATATTGAATATCCATGGCTTACTATTTTGGAAATT encodes:
- a CDS encoding methyltransferase domain-containing protein, which produces MGLPCRGGGCILHQSSYDKMASFKEKYLSTKTNEKLKILDIGSCDVNGTYKPIFNVSGWEYYGVDTAKDKNVDIIINDPYSWNKIKSNSVDVVISGQAFEHIEYPWLTILEISRILKPEGLCCIIAPAGGPDHKYPVDCWRFHPDGFKALVKLTKLDVLEVYAQWDSNNYPDGSDVWQDCVLICKKNNNNIFLKIKAFLAYKMLYYSFKIAIM